From Bacteroides uniformis:
CGTATTCAAAAAGAAAAAAGAACTATCCGGACAGAATCTATCCGAATGGCTCTTTTATCCATATTAACATTTTTACAAATAAGTTCTTATTTTCCAGATTCCCAATGTGCAGGGTCTTTACGCCATTCATTCAGAGTCTCCACATCTTCTTCCTCGATATAGCCCGTACGCAGTGCCACTTCCATCACAGCCTCGTAATTGGTCAGCGTCACCAAAGGCACTTTGGCATCCTTGAAAGCCTTTTCGGCAACCGGGAAACCATAAGTATAGGCAGCCACCATACCGATGACCTCACATCCGTCACGGCGGATAGCTTCTACAGCCTTTAAGCTACTTCCACCCGTAGAAATCAAATCTTCCACGACTACCACCTTCATACCGGGACGAAGTTCACCTTCAATCAAATTCTCCAGTCCATGGTCTTTCGGAGTGGAGCGTACATATACAAACGGCAAGTTCAATGCATCGGCCACCAAGGCACCTTGCGGGATAGCTCCCGTTGCCACACCGGCAATGGCATCCACTTGTCCGAAACGTTCCAAAATCAGACGCGTAATTTCAATCTTTACGAAATTACGGAGAGAAGGATAAGAAAGGGTTTTGCGGTTATCACAATAAAACGGAGACTTCCATCCGGATGCCCAAGTGAACGGGTTAGCCGGTTGTAGTTTAATCGCTTTTATCTTCAGCAACTTCTCTGCAAACAATCTTTCTAAAGTTTTCATAGCAAAACTAATCTATATATGATAAATATGGCACAAAAATACGGAAACAGAATGAGAATAAAAAAGAGAAAGCCGATAATTTTCATTCGGAGTAGTCATTTTCCTCAGAAACCTCTATGCAACGACATATATCCTTCATTTCGAACCCCCTGCTCAAGGCAAAACGCACCAGTTTGCCATTCAACTCATACTCACTTTCGGCACGGACGCTTTTACGCTTTGCCGCCAGCAGTTTCTGCAAGACGGCGTGGTATTCCTCCTCATCAATCTCGTTCAAATAGGGCCAATAGACAGATGAAGATATCTTTTTCAACTGGAGCGCCTGCCCTATCTTCATCTTGCCCCATTTGGCAAAACGGTATTTGTCGTTGATGAAAGCACGGCAGAAGCGTTCTTCATCAATGTACTTCTCTTGTTCCAGACGGTTGATGATACGGTCTATGGCATCATAGGCAATGCCCCAGCGTTGCAGTTTCTCCGCAATCTCCGCCCGGCAATGCTCGGCAGTGGAGCAATATGCCGCCACTCTGTTCAAAGCTTCAGTTTCAGTTATTTCTATCATCGTTCTGCAATTACGTACCGGTCGTTGCCGGAAATATCTTTTCGGATACGGACATTCGTATAGCCTTGCTTGCGAAGCATCGAAGCGACAGCCTCTCCAAATGCCCGGTTGATTTCAAAATAGAGTCGGCCGCCGACCGTCAGCATGCTCCGTCCCAGTTCACCTATACGCCGATAGAAACGGAGCGGGTCGCTGTCTGGAACAAACAAAGCTCCCGAAGGTTCCCAGTTCAAGACATTTGGCTCCATGTCCTTCTTTTCTGTTTCCGTAACATAAGGCGGATTACTGACGATTACATCAAAGTACTCATCCTCAGCCGGTTGATACGTCAGGACATCACGCTGTACAAATTGTACGGAGGTCTGCAAAAGGCGGTTATTGTCGCCGGCTATGGCAAGAGCTTCTCCGGAAATGTCCCAAGCAGTTACTTCCGCTTCCGGCAACTCTTTAGACAAAGTGACGGCAATACACCCACTTCCGGTGCCAATGTCGAGAATACGGGAAGCCGGAGCGACTTCCTCCAGCATCCTCTCCACCAGTTCTTCCGTTTCGGGACGGGGAATAAGCACCCCCGGAGCCACCCGAAAAGTACGTCCCAGGAAACGGGCAGTACCCTGCACATACTGTATGGGCTCAAAATTGCACAGACGGAAAAGAATGCTTTCCAATTCCTTTTCATCCTTTGGAGATAAAATCATATCTTTGCCCAGGTAATAGTCAATATGACTCTGACCTAACATTTCACAGCAGACAATACGGGAAAGATTGGCTGCCTCCCGGGGAGGATAGCACTCCTGCAAAGCACTGCGGATATGTGAAACGGTTACATTCATTCGGAGTCCGGTTTTATTCGGGCTGCAAAAGTAATCATTAATTTTGATTATTCAACCAAAAGACAAGCAAGGATATGAATTCAGAAGAAGAGAAATATATGCTGCGATGCATCCAACTGGCACAAAACGGACTTTGCAATACAGCACCCAACCCGATGGTGGGAGCGGTAATAGTATGTGACGGGAAAATCATAGGCGAGGGATACCATGTGCGCTGTGGAGAAGCCCACGCCGAGGTCAACGCCATCCGTTCCGTGAAAGACACGTCCCTGCTGAAACGTTCCACCATCTATGTCAGCCTGGAACCGTGTTCGCACTATGGCAAAACTCCTCCTTGTGCAGACCTCATCATCGAGAAGCAGATTCCACGCATCGTCATCGGGTGCCGGGACCCTTTTTCTAAGGTTGCGGGCCGGGGCATACAGAAACTGAAGGATGCCGGACGTGAAGTTATTGTCGGAGTGCTGGAAACAGAATGTCGGCAGCTCATCCGCAG
This genomic window contains:
- the pyrE gene encoding orotate phosphoribosyltransferase, producing MKTLERLFAEKLLKIKAIKLQPANPFTWASGWKSPFYCDNRKTLSYPSLRNFVKIEITRLILERFGQVDAIAGVATGAIPQGALVADALNLPFVYVRSTPKDHGLENLIEGELRPGMKVVVVEDLISTGGSSLKAVEAIRRDGCEVIGMVAAYTYGFPVAEKAFKDAKVPLVTLTNYEAVMEVALRTGYIEEEDVETLNEWRKDPAHWESGK
- a CDS encoding regulatory protein RecX, translating into MIEITETEALNRVAAYCSTAEHCRAEIAEKLQRWGIAYDAIDRIINRLEQEKYIDEERFCRAFINDKYRFAKWGKMKIGQALQLKKISSSVYWPYLNEIDEEEYHAVLQKLLAAKRKSVRAESEYELNGKLVRFALSRGFEMKDICRCIEVSEENDYSE
- the prmC gene encoding peptide chain release factor N(5)-glutamine methyltransferase, giving the protein MNVTVSHIRSALQECYPPREAANLSRIVCCEMLGQSHIDYYLGKDMILSPKDEKELESILFRLCNFEPIQYVQGTARFLGRTFRVAPGVLIPRPETEELVERMLEEVAPASRILDIGTGSGCIAVTLSKELPEAEVTAWDISGEALAIAGDNNRLLQTSVQFVQRDVLTYQPAEDEYFDVIVSNPPYVTETEKKDMEPNVLNWEPSGALFVPDSDPLRFYRRIGELGRSMLTVGGRLYFEINRAFGEAVASMLRKQGYTNVRIRKDISGNDRYVIAER